A genomic region of Elusimicrobiota bacterium contains the following coding sequences:
- a CDS encoding esterase, which produces MIKQGHLIIHRHQSRVLRGNPLKDPTERNLHIYLPPGYDSSRRYPALLAVVGFTGTGGQLFNIDPLGEGLKLRLDRLIISGKCPPVIVAAPDCFTRLGGNQYINSSATGPYEDYLLKEIIPFVNERYSTGHWGVFGKSSGGYGSIVLGMRNPDVFKALADHSGDSNFELSYIPDVSNALDAFRKAGGPTKWLKIFWADPNRHRGIHMRPLNILAMAAHYSPNPKSPHLGIDFPFDLDTGVFRPDVWKRWQNWDPVRMVKRYANNLKKLRLIYIDCGTKDEFNLHWGARALAAEMKRRGIKRRHEEFNDGHMSINYRYDISLPLLAKALR; this is translated from the coding sequence ATGATTAAACAGGGGCATCTCATTATCCACCGCCATCAAAGCCGTGTCCTGCGCGGGAATCCTTTAAAAGACCCAACGGAGCGCAACCTTCATATCTACCTGCCTCCGGGCTATGATTCCAGCCGCCGCTACCCGGCTCTTTTGGCGGTCGTCGGTTTTACGGGAACAGGCGGGCAGCTCTTCAATATCGATCCCTTGGGCGAAGGCTTGAAATTGCGCCTCGACCGTCTGATCATTTCCGGGAAATGCCCGCCGGTCATCGTCGCTGCGCCGGACTGCTTCACGCGCTTGGGCGGCAATCAATACATCAATTCTTCGGCCACCGGGCCTTACGAAGATTATCTGTTGAAAGAAATCATCCCCTTCGTCAATGAGCGCTACTCGACCGGGCATTGGGGCGTGTTCGGAAAATCCTCGGGCGGTTACGGGTCCATCGTCCTGGGCATGAGGAACCCGGATGTGTTCAAAGCGTTGGCCGATCATTCCGGGGATTCGAATTTTGAGCTCTCCTATATTCCCGACGTCTCCAACGCCTTGGACGCGTTCCGTAAAGCGGGCGGCCCGACGAAATGGCTGAAAATTTTTTGGGCCGACCCTAATCGTCACCGGGGAATCCATATGCGGCCGTTGAATATCCTGGCCATGGCCGCGCATTATTCCCCGAATCCCAAATCGCCTCATCTGGGCATCGACTTCCCTTTTGATCTTGACACCGGCGTTTTCCGGCCCGATGTTTGGAAGCGCTGGCAAAACTGGGATCCGGTGCGCATGGTCAAGCGATACGCCAACAATCTGAAAAAACTTCGTCTGATTTACATCGACTGCGGCACAAAAGACGAATTCAACCTTCATTGGGGGGCGCGGGCTTTAGCCGCCGAGATGAAACGCCGCGGCATCAAGCGCCGCCATGAAGAATTCAACGACGGGCATATGAGCATCAACTATCGCTACGATATCAGCCTGCCGCTTTTGGCCAAGGCGCTGCGTTGA
- the radC gene encoding DNA repair protein RadC has translation MNTTIAAPLKSSSAGHRRRLRRRLENGGLNGFQDYEILEILLTYAIARKDTKPPAKALLQEFKSLAGVFDAGPKELERVPGIGPRAAQLLGLIKNVAGAYLKNRIEKQHLLNNPAGVADYCRLTLAGKGHELVLALFLDARNRLIAEKTVGQGTIDQAPVYPRRIVEEALSCRASGLILVHNHPSGQPDPSLEDKALTRKIARTAQALDLRFLDHIIVGREGYFSFRESNFFEETSA, from the coding sequence ATGAATACGACAATCGCAGCGCCGCTGAAGTCTTCATCCGCCGGTCATCGCCGGCGGCTGCGCCGGCGATTGGAAAACGGCGGCTTAAACGGTTTCCAAGATTATGAAATCCTGGAAATTCTCTTGACCTATGCCATCGCCAGGAAAGACACCAAACCGCCGGCTAAAGCCCTGCTCCAAGAATTTAAAAGCTTGGCCGGGGTTTTCGACGCCGGCCCCAAGGAACTTGAGCGCGTTCCCGGAATCGGGCCGCGCGCCGCTCAATTGCTGGGCCTAATCAAAAACGTGGCCGGCGCTTATTTAAAAAATCGCATTGAAAAACAACATTTGCTCAATAATCCGGCCGGCGTCGCGGATTATTGCCGCCTGACGCTGGCGGGCAAAGGCCACGAACTGGTGCTCGCTCTTTTCCTTGATGCGCGCAACCGCTTGATCGCGGAAAAAACCGTGGGCCAGGGAACCATCGACCAAGCTCCTGTCTATCCGAGACGAATCGTGGAGGAAGCCCTATCCTGCCGCGCCTCAGGGCTGATCCTGGTGCACAATCACCCCAGCGGGCAGCCCGACCCTTCGCTGGAAGACAAGGCATTGACCCGAAAAATCGCCCGGACCGCGCAAGCGCTTGATTTGCGTTTTCTCGATCACATCATCGTGGGCCGGGAGGGTTACTTCAGCTTCCGGGAATCGAACTTTTTTGAAGAAACTTCAGCTTAA
- a CDS encoding HAD family hydrolase, whose protein sequence is MKLKFKAVLFDMDGVLIDSLRAWRATVNEALRQLGYPQVSFRRFKADFGQGTSADSENYMQGRENPDDLERLYSRLFLKHIPLIRPIPGALSLLRALDKKKIKIACVTNSNRRIALKVLKQAKLFSLLDIVIAGDDVKNHKPHPEMVNEALQKLGVSSKDALMIGDSIFDQQAARAAGVPFISFRRRMTGAVTTWDLRTLFKLKFLQKSSIPGS, encoded by the coding sequence GTGCTCTTCGACATGGACGGCGTCTTGATCGATAGTTTGCGCGCCTGGCGGGCCACGGTCAACGAAGCCTTGCGGCAACTGGGCTATCCTCAAGTTTCTTTTCGCCGCTTCAAGGCGGATTTCGGGCAGGGGACATCTGCGGACAGCGAAAACTATATGCAGGGCCGGGAAAACCCGGACGATCTGGAGCGTCTTTACAGCCGTCTTTTCTTAAAGCACATCCCGCTTATTCGACCCATCCCAGGCGCGCTGTCCTTGCTTCGCGCTTTGGATAAGAAAAAAATAAAAATCGCCTGCGTCACCAATTCCAACCGCCGCATCGCCTTGAAGGTGCTTAAGCAGGCCAAGCTTTTTTCTTTATTAGATATTGTGATCGCGGGCGACGATGTTAAAAATCATAAACCGCATCCTGAGATGGTCAACGAGGCGCTTCAAAAACTGGGCGTCTCGTCCAAGGATGCGTTAATGATCGGCGATTCGATTTTTGATCAACAAGCCGCTCGCGCCGCCGGCGTCCCCTTTATCTCTTTCAGACGCCGGATGACCGGAGCCGTTACGACTTGGGATTTGCGAACGTTATTTAAGCTGAAGTTTCTTCAAAAAAGTTCGATTCCCGGAAGCTGA